In Miscanthus floridulus cultivar M001 chromosome 5, ASM1932011v1, whole genome shotgun sequence, one genomic interval encodes:
- the LOC136453237 gene encoding uncharacterized protein — MATQGTGSAEASDAASNIDPKTDPKRKPAKSNDPGWKYGFWPTIGNRDVVQCCLCDRRITGGITRLKEHLVGGYGDVQKCVKTTTTIAREMQDAMKKKKRPLVLDDEEGEQQGEDDVIVLTEESQDVARSIVHPSSGTAAKRKQSTLKFSAPKEPNTKSVGSMLRRTPTEVVEERHSKGPSQISIQASMRTKEEREAVNLEWARFFYECGIPFNAVNSRQFEIAIEATAQYGSGYKPPTYHELREPLLQKVVKETDDLRKKHEDAWKQYGCTLMSDGWTDRRGHHLINFLVNSLEGTFFLESVDTSSEVHDQVMLADLLEKKIMDIGVDKVVQVVTDNGANYKAAGKLLMERFPTLYWTPCAAHCLDLMLEDVGKLKEFKKPISRARHVTTFIYRHGRLLSAMREKTNGRDLVRPAATRFATTFLTLQSLYKHKDALRFLFTSEDWTGCKLAKTEAGKKVYDIVLSREFWNSVEDCLRASLPLIIVLRVVDGDERPAMPEVDALMNHAKEKIKASFSTENKRSLLNKIIQIIESRWDRQMDTPLYGAALFLNPGKFYTIQKENDEYVGHLRGCFNDVLARMVEDESIRNKIDQQSMLYEDQRGDIFKNCMALQTMKSKNPLDWWRTYGGRSIDLQRFAKRIVSLCASSSGCERNWSTFEFIHTKKRNRLEHKRLNDLVYVSYNRKMTSRFRKRRKEAGKSYDPLVIEDFDWNNEWVDPMAQPEGARGSDLTWDQVDEAIGASRELRGRNLPRTYAHRARQTSRVVEEDEEEGEEEEIILDDDDIDDFGEQPMDATEDGGENVDASNDLDEFALDDF, encoded by the exons ATGGCTACTCAAGGGACTGGAAGCGCGGAGGCCTCGGACGCGGCATCAAATATTGATCCAAAGACTGATCCAAAGCGGAAGCCGGCAAAGTCAAATGATCCTGGGTGGAAATATGGATTTTGGCCAACCATTGGCAATAGAGATGTTGTGCAGTGTTGCTTATGTGATAGAAGAATAACTGGAGGAATTACAAGGCTCAAGGAGCATCTTGTGGGTGGTTATGGAGATGTTCAGAAATGTGTCAAAACCACAACAACTATTGCACGAGAGATGCAAGAtgctatgaagaagaagaagagaccactcgtccttgatgatgaagaaggagAGCAACAAGGGGAAGATGATGTGATTGTTTTGACAGAGGAGTCCCAAGATGTTGCTAGAAGCATTGTGCATCCTAGTTCAGGGACAGCTGCCAAAAGGAAACAATCCACATTGAAGTTCAGTGCTCCAAAAGAGCCCAACACCAAGTCAGTTGGTTCAATGCTTCGGAGAACTCCAACAGAGGTTGTGGAAGAAAGACACTCGAAGGGTCCTTCTCAAATCAGTATTCAAGCTAGCATGAGGacaaaggaagaaagagaagctgTCAACTTAGAGTGGGCCAGGTTCTTTTATGAGTGTGGCATACCATTCAATGCCGTAAATTCTAGGCAGTTTGAGATTGCTATAGAGGCCACTGCACAGTACGGTTCTGGGTATAAGCCTCCTACCTACCATGAGCTTAGGGAGCCATTGCTCCAAAAGGTTGTAAAGGAGACAGATGATTTGAGGAAGAAACATGAGGATGCATGGAAACAATATGGCTGCACATTGATGTCAGATGGATGGACGGATAGGAGGGGGCATCATTTGATCAACTTTCTAGTCAATAGTCTGGAGGGGACTTTCTTCTTGGAGTCAGTTGATACATCAAGTGAAGTTCATGATCAGGTGATGTTAGCTGATTTGTTAGAGAAGAAAATCATGGACATTGGAGTAGATAAAGTTGTGCAAGTTGTCACTGATAATGGAGCTAACTATAAAGCAGCGGGCAAGCTTCTCATGGAGAGGTTTCCTACACTTTATTGGACTCCTTGTGCTGCACATTGCTTAGACCTTATGTTGGAAGACGTAGGGAAGTTGAAGGAATTTAAGAAGCCTATCTCACGTGCCCGGCATGTCACTACTTTCATCTATAGACATGGAAGACTTCTTAGTGCAATGAGGGAGAAGACAAATGGGAGGGATCTTGTGAGACCCGCAGCCACTCGGTTTGCTACCACATTCCTCACCTTGCAGAGTTTGTACAAGCACAAAGATGCATTAAGATTTCTGTTTACCTCCGAGGATTGGACTGGTTGCAAACTAGCAAAGACAGAGGCCGGGAAAAAAGTGTATGATATTGTGCTTTCTAGGGAGTTTTGGAACTCCGTTGAGGATTGCCTTAGAGCTTCTCTACCACTTATCATTGTGTTGAGGGTGGTTGATGGTGATGAGAGGCCTGCCATGCCAGAGGTTGATGCTCTCATGAATCATGCAAAAGAGAAGATCAAGGCTAGCTTCTCTACTGAAAACAAGAGAAGCTTGCTCAACAAGATCATACAAATTATTGAGAGCCGTTGGGATAGGCAAATGGATACCCCACTCTATGGCGCTGCCCTCTTTTTGAACCCAGGAAAATTCTATACCATCCAAAAGGAGAATGATGAATATGTTGGTCATCTAAGGGGTTGTTTCAATGATGTGCTTGCACGAATggtggaagatgagagcattcgaAACAAAATTGATCAACAATCCATGCTCTATGAAGATCAACGTGGAGATATCTTCAAGAATTGTAtggccctccaaaccatgaaGTCAAAGAACCCTC TTGATTGGTGGCGTACGTATGGTGGCCGATCCATTGACCTACAAAGATTTGCAAAGCGTATTGTTAGTCTTTGTGCTTCATCATCCGGTTGTGAGCGTAATTGGAGCACTTTTGAATTT ATTCATACTAAGAAGAGAAACCGGCTGGAGCATAAAAGATTGAATGATTTGGTTTATGTTTCCTATAATCGGAAAATGACTAGTAGGTTCCGAAAGCGCCGCAAGGAAGCGGGTAAAAGCTATGACCCTTTGGTTATAGAAGATTTTGATTGGAACAATGAATGGGTAGACCCAATGGCCCAACCTGAAGGTGCTCGTGGTTCGGACCTCACATGGGATCAAGTTGATGAAGCCATTGGTGCATCACGTGAGCTTCGAGGTCGTAATCTTCCTAGGACCTACGCTCATCGTGCAAGGCAAACATCAAGAGTGGTTGAAGAAgatgaggaagagggagaggaagaagagatcattttggatgatgatgatataGATGATTTTGGTGAACAACCAATGGATgctactgaagatggtggagaGAACGTGGATGCTTCTAACGATCTCGATGAGTTTGCATTGGACGACTTTTGA